DNA from Metabacillus flavus:
GCAGGAGCCTGGTGAGCCTGAAAACGCTGAAGGGCGTGAAGGGGAAGACGAGGCTGAATAAAAGAATAACTAAGCCGGGCTGGCCAAAACATACTGTTTTGTGCCAGCCTCTTTTCTATGTGCCAAAACTTTTTTATAATATAATGGAGAAATTAAGAAGAAAAATTGGCTGGGAAACATCCGCCAGTTTTTATTTATAAAGGTGGGAATCACTTGAAAGTTTTTGTTGGGCTCGGAAATCCAGGGAAACAATATGCAGAAACACGTCATAACGCTGGTTTCATGGTAATTGATGAACTGGCTCACCGTCTGTCGATCCCGCTTGACCGCTCCAAATTCAACGGGGTGTATGGCATTGGTTTTGCAGGAGGGACGAAGGTTTTACTCATTAAGCCGCTTACATATATGAATTTATCTGGAGAGTGTGTCCGTCCTCTTATGGATTTCTATGAGGTGCCAGATGAAGACATGGCGGTCATTTATGATGACCTTGATTTGCCGGCAGGAAAAATCAGGCTCCGTACAAAGGGCAGCGCAGGCGGTCATAATGGCATCAAGTCCATGATCCAGCACTTTGGCACACAGGAGTTCAATCGTGTCCGGATCGGGATCGACCGTCCGCCAAGCGGGATGAAAGTGCCGGACTATGTACTCGGTCAATTTTCAAAGGACGAGCAGCCCCTTATTAAAGAAGCTGTAATCCGATCAGCAGATGCCTGCGCAGAATGGCTGAACAAACCATTTCTTCAGGTAATGAACGAGTTTAATCAGTCCAAGTAAGTATAATGGGTTCCTCAAGCGTTTATACTATCTGTAAAAAGCTTTTGGAGGAACTATGGGTTACCACTACTATTGCCGCCATTGCGGCACAAAAGTCGGCACATTGGAAAATGAGGCTATTCATAGCGGAGAATTAGGTTTTCACTACCTAACAAGTGAAGAGAGACAGGAAATGATCCGCTACATGGCGAATGGAGATATAGAGGTAAAAACTATTTGTGAGGATTGCCAGGAAGCGCTCGATCGGAACCCTGCTTTCCACCAGGTAGAAAAATTCATACAATAAAAAGCTTTGGCTTTTAGTCCCAAAGCGTTTTTCTATTTGTCCGCCTGCATGGAGACAAATTTTGCGGAAGGAGGGAAATGCATGAAAAGTCTGCATTCGTTTTTTTATTCAAACGAAGATTTTAAAACCATTGTTACCGGTCTGAAAGAAGGATTGAGAGAGCAGCTGCTGGCTGGGCTGTCCGGTTCGGCAAGAACCCTTTTCACATCCTCTTTATATATGGAAACAGGAGAATCTGTCCTCGTTGTTACACACAACCTCTACCAGGCTCAAAAGGTATTTGAGGATTTGGCAAACTTAGCGGGCGGTAATGTTTTTCTCTATCCTGTTAATGAACTGATTGCTTCTGATATGGCGGTAGCCAGTCCGGAGCTGATGGCTCAGAGGATGGAAGTGCTGAATCATTTGGCATCTGGTAAAAAAGGCATTGTGGTTGCACCGGCTGCTGCATTGCGGAGACTGCTTCCAGCCAAAAGCATGTGGAATGCAAGCCAGAAAACACTTTCGGTCGGAGATGAACTGGATACGGATTCATTTTTCAGCTGGCTTTCCCAAATTGGCTATGAACGGGCCAACATGGTTTCGGCACCGGGGGAATTCAGTGTTCGCGGGGGTATTATTGACCTTTATCCGCTGACGGAGGAAAATCCCGTCCGGATTGAACTGTTTGATATTGAAGTGGACTCCATCCGTTCCTTTGACCTTGCGGATCAGCGTTCATTGAAAAAAATGGAGAGCATCGTGCTTGGTCCTGCCAAAGAAATTCTGCTGCAGCGTGAGCATCTTGAGCGCTGCGAAGAGCAATTAGAAGCAGGACTTTCCAAATCCTTAAAAAAACTGAAAAATGACCAGCAGAAGGAATTACTGCTCCAGAATGTCCAATATGAGCTTGAAATGCTCAGGAATGGCCAAGTTACAGAGGAAATGCATAAATATCTTTCCTTCTTCTATGAAAAGCCTGCTAGTTTACTAGATTATTTTGATGGTACTGCAACCGTTGTGATGGATGAGATCAGCCGTATTCATGAAATGATGGAGCAGCTTGAATCGGAAGAAGCGGAATGGATTACGAGCATGCTTGAAAGCGGGAAGATTGTTCATGACGTAAAAATTTCCCATGAGCAGCCTCTGGCACTTCCTTCCAACCCAATCGTATACCTTTCTTTATTTTTAAGACATGTTCCTCATACAAGTCCTCAAAATATTTTAAACGTATCGTGCAAGCAAATGCAGAATTTTCACGGCCAGATGAACGTCTTGAAGGGCGAGCTGGACCGATGGAATAAAGGGAAGTTCATCACCGTCTTTCTGGGAGCAAGCGCAGAGCGGGTGCAAAAGCTCGAGCAGGTGCTTCAAGACTATGACATGTCCGCATCAATCATAAAAGACGGGGACCTGCTTAAACCGGGAAAAGCTTATATCCTAGAAGGGGATCTGCAAACTGGCTTTGAGCTTCCATTGCAGAAGATTGCGGTCATAACAGAAGAAGAACTGTTCAAAAAGCGCGTAAAGAAGCAGCCTAGACGCCAAAAGCTATCGAATGCGGAGCGGATTAAGAGCTACTCAGAGCTTCAAACAGGTGATTATGTCGTTCACATTAATCATGGGATTGGAAAGTATTTAGGGATTGAAACCCTTGAAATCAACGGCAACCATAAGGATTATCTTCATATCCGCTACCAGGGCTCTGACAAACTTTACGTTCCGGTAGAGCAAATCGATCAGGTTCAGAAATACGTTGGATCGGAAGGGAAAGAGCCGAAAATTTACAAGCTGGGCGGAAACGACTGGCGCCGGGTGAAGAAAAAGGTAGAAACATCCGTTCAGGATATTGCGGATGATTTAATCAAGCTATATGCAGAAAGGGAAGCAAGCAGAGGCTACGCCTTTTCTCCGGATGGAGAAATGCAGCGCGATTTCGAGGCTGCGTTCCCTTATCAGGAAACAGAGGATCAGATTCGTTCCATTCATGAAATTAAAATGGATATGGAGCGGGAACGCCCGATGGACCGGCTTCTTTGCGGAGATGTTGGCTACGGGAAAACGGAGGTCGCCATCCGGGCAGCCTTCAAGGCTATTGCTGACGGAAAGCAGGTAGCACTCCTTGTTCCAACGACCATACTGGCCCAGCAGCACTACGAAACCGTTCGCGAACGGTTCCAGGACTATCCTATGACTGTCGGTCTTCTAAGCAGGTTCCGCACCCGCAAGGAAATGAATGAAACGACAAAAGGCTTGGAAAATGGAACGGTAGACCTTGTTATAGGAACGCACCGTCTTCTTTCCAAGGATGTTAAATATAAAAATCTGGGACTTCTCATTATTGATGAGGAGCAGCGCTTTGGTGTTACCCATAAAGAAAAAATCAAGCAAATGAAAGCAAATGTGGACGTGCTGACGCTTACCGCGACTCCAATTCCAAGAACACTGCACATGTCGATGCTCGGGGTCAGGGATTTGTCTGTTATAGAGACACCGCCTGAAAACCGCTATCCGGTTCAGACATATGTGGTCGAGAACAACGGAGGGCTTGTCAGAGAATCCATCGAACGGGAGCTCTCAAGAGGCGGGCAGGTATACGTTCTATACAACCGGGTGGAGGATATCAGCCGCAAAGCCGATGAAATTTCAATGCTTGTTCCGGACGCAAGGGTGACGTATGCCCATGGGAAAATGACGGAGAATGAACTGGAATCCGTCATGCTTAACTTCCTTGAAGGCCAGTCCGACGTTCTCGTCAGCACAACAATCATTGAAACAGGAGTCGACATTCCGAACGTGAACACCCTCATTGTGTATGATGCCGATAAAATGGGTCTTTCCCAGCTCTATCAGCTTAGAGGGCGTGTCGGCCGTTCAAGCAGAGTCGCATATGCTTACTTCACATACCGCAAGGACAAAGTTCTGACAGAGGTTGCAGAAAAAAGGCTGCAGGCGATAAAAGAATTTACGGAGCTTGGATCAGGATTCAAAATAGCGATGCGCGATTTATCCATTCGCGGCGCAGGAAACCTTCTTGGAGCACAGCAGCATGGCTTCATTGATTCCGTCGGATTTGATTTGTATTCCCAGATGCTTAAAGAGGCTATTGAAGAACGCAAAGGCGATGCACCGAAGGAAAAAGCATTTGAGCCGGAAATCGATCTGGATCTGGATGCTTACATTCCAGAGGCGTACATTTCAGATGGAAAACAGAAAATCGATATGTACAAACGATTCAGAGCCATTACAACAGAAGAAGATCTGGCAGAGCTGCAAGAAGAAATGACGGATCGCTTCGGCACGTATCCGTCTGAAGTAAGCTATCTCTTTAAAGTGGCTGAAGCGAAACTTCTTGCTATTCGTGAAAAAGTCGAAATCATTAAAGAAGCAAAAGACGTGATTTACATGTCCATCAATGAGGAAGCCAGCCAGCGCACAGATGGCCAAAAGCTGTTTGAATTAAGCAGCCAGTACGGCCGCAAGGTAGGTCTCGGAATGGACGCGAACAAACTGAAAATTTCTGTACAGACAAAGGGCTTAAGTGCAGAAGAGCGTTTATCCATTTTGCTCGGTCTTCTTAAAGGGCTAAAGCATGTGAAAAAGGAAGAAATTTCAGCCAGCTGATCATCTGCTTATTTTTTCATTTATTGTGTGTATATTACCTTTATTGTGAAGGATACTAACTTCAACAAATGGTGACGGCTGCAGTAACATGGAGCCATCACCTGGTATCAATTCACAAGATGAAAGTGAGGCAGCAATAGATGAAGGCAACTGGCATTGTTCGTCGAATTGATGATTTAGGACGTGTGGTTATTCCGAAAGAAATCCGCAGAACGCTTCGTATCCGCGAAGGGGATCCGCTGGAAATTTTTGTAGACCGCGACGGCGAAGTCATTCTGAAGAAATATTCACCAATAAGTGAACTTGGAGATTTTGCAAGGGAGTACGCGGACGCTCTTTACGACAGCATGGGCCACCCGGTGCTGATTTGTGACAGAGACGCTTTCATCGCAGTTTCCGGAAGTTCAAAAAAGGAATACATGAACCGCAACATCAGCGAAGACATTGAACGATCTATGGAAGAAAGAAGCTCCATTCTTAAAACTGATGCCGGAGAGCTTCAGCTTCTTGAAGGGGTCAAAGAAGAAGTCAAAGCCTATACCATTGGCCCGATTATCGCAAATGGAGATCCAATTGGCGCAGTCGTTATCTTCTCCAAAGAAGGAACACTTGGCGAAGTGGAGAAAAAAGCGGTAGAAACAGCAGCCAGCTTCCTTGCACGCCAAATGGAGAACTAGGTTTCGATCTTATTATATGTACTACGAAAAGGCAGCCTCCGGGCTGTCTTTTAATGTATGGAGAACCTATTTGAGCATCTGGATAAAAACGTTTGGATTTTGTCTAGTGCAGGACCCCGCGCTGTTAGCTGAACATCCTTAATTACAAGACGCCTCCGCTTTTCATGGTGTCCAGCTCCGGGCGCTGTGCCGCAGGGCCATTTCACCCCCTCGGTCGAGGGCCTTCACGATGAAGGCCCGTTCAGCGTTGCGACAGGACGTCGCGCTCTTAGCTGAACAACCTTACTTGAGCGCCTCTCGGTCGGGAGCTCCACCGTCTTTCACGGAGGCCTGCAGGAGGCAGGCCAGTTCTGCGTTGCGGCAGGACGCCGCGCTTTTAGCAGAACCTCCTTACTAGAAGCGCCCTCCGCATTTCAAATTGTCCAGCTGCGGCGTCTAGCCCCTCGAGGTCATAAGTGAATTATCCTGCGGAAGGAAAAACCGCCTTCCTCCGGAGAATTCTCTTATGCTTGTCGGGGCTGGACAAGACGCCTCCGCTTTTCTCGTGATATAATATCCTCGTCAGTGAATTTGGAAGGAGAATGGGGATGGCTGTGCCGTCTAGAAAGAGCGTTATTTGGCAGGGGGCTTTCGTTTTGACGATTGCCGGTTTGCTTACAAAAATAATGAGTGCCGCCTATCGCGTGCCTTATCAAAATATCGTTGGAGATATTGGATTTTACATATATCAGCAGGTTTATCCGTTTTACGGAATATCCATTATGCTTGCTACATCAGGATTTCCGATTATCGTTTCGAAGCTGTTCGCTGAATATGGTGAAGGGCACAACCCTGCTGACTTGAGAAAAATTTGGAAAGTCAGCAGTTTATTTCTTGTGTTTACCGGACTTTTTTCATTTTCTCTTTTGTATGCCGGTTCTGGATGGATCGCGGGCATTATGGGAGACATGCATCTTAAACCATTAATTGAAATTATCTCATTTTCTTTTTTGCTCGCTCCCTTCATATCTGTGCTACGGGGTTATTTTCAGGGAATGCATCATATGTTTCCTACGGCTCTTTCCCAGGTAGTTGAGCAGGCATTTCGTGTGGTTACGATCATAGGTGTTGCCTATATTCTGCTGAAAAATGGGCGCAACTTTTATGAGGCAGGGCAAGGGGCGCTTTTTGGGTCTCTTACCGGAGGAGCTGCTGCCCTGATTGTCCTGGCTGTCTACTGGTTCCGCAGGGATCACAGGGAGCTAAACGGGCCTTTGAGTCCTTCTACAATCAGGACATGGGATTTATTAAAAGACTTAATTCTATTTACATTTACAATCTGTGTCAGCAGCCTGCTGCTGATTTTAATTCAGCTCGTTGACGCTCTGCAGCTGTTTTCAATGCTGATCAATAAAGGCATGGATCCGACTGCTGCAAAAACAGCCAAGGGAATTTACGACCGGGGACAGCCCCTGATTCAGCTTGGAACCGTCGTTGCCACCTCACTATCCT
Protein-coding regions in this window:
- the pth gene encoding aminoacyl-tRNA hydrolase, with translation MKVFVGLGNPGKQYAETRHNAGFMVIDELAHRLSIPLDRSKFNGVYGIGFAGGTKVLLIKPLTYMNLSGECVRPLMDFYEVPDEDMAVIYDDLDLPAGKIRLRTKGSAGGHNGIKSMIQHFGTQEFNRVRIGIDRPPSGMKVPDYVLGQFSKDEQPLIKEAVIRSADACAEWLNKPFLQVMNEFNQSK
- a CDS encoding anti-sigma-F factor Fin family protein — encoded protein: MGYHYYCRHCGTKVGTLENEAIHSGELGFHYLTSEERQEMIRYMANGDIEVKTICEDCQEALDRNPAFHQVEKFIQ
- the mfd gene encoding transcription-repair coupling factor, whose amino-acid sequence is MKSLHSFFYSNEDFKTIVTGLKEGLREQLLAGLSGSARTLFTSSLYMETGESVLVVTHNLYQAQKVFEDLANLAGGNVFLYPVNELIASDMAVASPELMAQRMEVLNHLASGKKGIVVAPAAALRRLLPAKSMWNASQKTLSVGDELDTDSFFSWLSQIGYERANMVSAPGEFSVRGGIIDLYPLTEENPVRIELFDIEVDSIRSFDLADQRSLKKMESIVLGPAKEILLQREHLERCEEQLEAGLSKSLKKLKNDQQKELLLQNVQYELEMLRNGQVTEEMHKYLSFFYEKPASLLDYFDGTATVVMDEISRIHEMMEQLESEEAEWITSMLESGKIVHDVKISHEQPLALPSNPIVYLSLFLRHVPHTSPQNILNVSCKQMQNFHGQMNVLKGELDRWNKGKFITVFLGASAERVQKLEQVLQDYDMSASIIKDGDLLKPGKAYILEGDLQTGFELPLQKIAVITEEELFKKRVKKQPRRQKLSNAERIKSYSELQTGDYVVHINHGIGKYLGIETLEINGNHKDYLHIRYQGSDKLYVPVEQIDQVQKYVGSEGKEPKIYKLGGNDWRRVKKKVETSVQDIADDLIKLYAEREASRGYAFSPDGEMQRDFEAAFPYQETEDQIRSIHEIKMDMERERPMDRLLCGDVGYGKTEVAIRAAFKAIADGKQVALLVPTTILAQQHYETVRERFQDYPMTVGLLSRFRTRKEMNETTKGLENGTVDLVIGTHRLLSKDVKYKNLGLLIIDEEQRFGVTHKEKIKQMKANVDVLTLTATPIPRTLHMSMLGVRDLSVIETPPENRYPVQTYVVENNGGLVRESIERELSRGGQVYVLYNRVEDISRKADEISMLVPDARVTYAHGKMTENELESVMLNFLEGQSDVLVSTTIIETGVDIPNVNTLIVYDADKMGLSQLYQLRGRVGRSSRVAYAYFTYRKDKVLTEVAEKRLQAIKEFTELGSGFKIAMRDLSIRGAGNLLGAQQHGFIDSVGFDLYSQMLKEAIEERKGDAPKEKAFEPEIDLDLDAYIPEAYISDGKQKIDMYKRFRAITTEEDLAELQEEMTDRFGTYPSEVSYLFKVAEAKLLAIREKVEIIKEAKDVIYMSINEEASQRTDGQKLFELSSQYGRKVGLGMDANKLKISVQTKGLSAEERLSILLGLLKGLKHVKKEEISAS
- the spoVT gene encoding stage V sporulation protein T, which translates into the protein MKATGIVRRIDDLGRVVIPKEIRRTLRIREGDPLEIFVDRDGEVILKKYSPISELGDFAREYADALYDSMGHPVLICDRDAFIAVSGSSKKEYMNRNISEDIERSMEERSSILKTDAGELQLLEGVKEEVKAYTIGPIIANGDPIGAVVIFSKEGTLGEVEKKAVETAASFLARQMEN
- a CDS encoding putative polysaccharide biosynthesis protein translates to MAVPSRKSVIWQGAFVLTIAGLLTKIMSAAYRVPYQNIVGDIGFYIYQQVYPFYGISIMLATSGFPIIVSKLFAEYGEGHNPADLRKIWKVSSLFLVFTGLFSFSLLYAGSGWIAGIMGDMHLKPLIEIISFSFLLAPFISVLRGYFQGMHHMFPTALSQVVEQAFRVVTIIGVAYILLKNGRNFYEAGQGALFGSLTGGAAALIVLAVYWFRRDHRELNGPLSPSTIRTWDLLKDLILFTFTICVSSLLLILIQLVDALQLFSMLINKGMDPTAAKTAKGIYDRGQPLIQLGTVVATSLSLSLVPLISSAKRRNDEKFIKDKINLSIKVCLAVGAGATAGLIGIVEETNIMLFRNNYGSDILGILSLSILFTSLSMTIAAILQGLNQTIYPAISVIAGVIIKVALNIVLIPRYEADGAAVATVAAFFVVTVMNIYFLRKKQYKLHEYRSIIKIVLSSVLMLAVLKGYMAGFEWVLGRNRALASIEAITAVAVGGAVYMFAVIKLNVFNSDELDIVPFGTKIRLWSQKKRDVKK